In Xenopus laevis strain J_2021 chromosome 2S, Xenopus_laevis_v10.1, whole genome shotgun sequence, a genomic segment contains:
- the LOC121400619 gene encoding serine/threonine-protein kinase 3-like encodes MAEGKPPYSDQYPVEHLIREAQPPKLQSSRWSQRFVSFLEYCLKKDPSERGSAEELLQHPFIIQLPPKKIVRAEIEEHLLTLQNLPAKKTLWTLKQLQRACDFCTQTSAEQEAALQMALEGFSCY; translated from the exons atggccgagggaaaaccac CATACTCAGATCAATACCCGGTGGAGCACCTGATAAGAGAAGCCCAACCACCGAAGCTTCAATCAAGTAGATG gTCCCAACGTTTTGTGTCCTTCTTGGAGTACTGCCTGAAGAAGGATCCTTCAGAGAGAGGGAGTGCTgaagaactcctgcagcacccattcaTCATCCAACTGCCACCTAAGAAGATCGTCAGGGCTGAGATTGAAGAACATCTCCTGACTCTGCAGAACCTGCCGGCCAAGAAAA CTCTCTGGACCCTGAAACAGCTGCAGCGTGCTTGTGACTTCTGCACACAGACATCggcagaacaagaagcagctctgcaaatggcCCTGGAGGGCTTCTCCTGTTATTAA
- the LOC121400618 gene encoding mitogen-activated protein kinase kinase kinase 15-like isoform X2 gives MEATNPYVTVQAPSEREQVGAAELPVPTCPISEPSAGLICEGTQWLSKQRSLRVVYVLNDSPKSAMGGSPESGALHCLRRACEGEGAHLSIVNFGELDFGETAVLDTFYDAGQILFI, from the exons ATGGAGGCCACCAACCCCTATGTGACCGTGCAAGCACCCAGTGAAAGGGAGCAGGTAGGAGCGGCTGAGCTCCCAGTCCCCACTTGCCCTATTTCAGAGCCCTCTGCGGGGTTGATATGTGAAGGCACCCAGTGGTTGAGCAAGCAGAGGTCGCTGCGTGTGGTCTATGTACTGAATGACAGCCCAAAGtcagccatggggggcagcccgGAGTCTGGGGCGCTGCATTGCCTGCGTCGAGCCTGTGAGGGAGAAGGGGCGCATCTCAGTATCGTCAACTTTGGGGAGCTGGACTTTGGGGAAACTGCTGTTCTGGACACCTTCTATGATGCAG gccaaatactttttatttga